The Marinobacter halotolerans genome includes a window with the following:
- a CDS encoding cold-shock protein encodes MSTTTGTVKFFNEAKGFGFITREGGPDVFVHYSAIQGSGFKTLAEGQQVEFTVTQGQKGPQAENVTAV; translated from the coding sequence ATGTCTACTACTACCGGTACTGTTAAGTTCTTCAACGAAGCTAAAGGCTTTGGCTTTATCACTCGTGAAGGCGGCCCGGACGTATTCGTTCACTACAGCGCAATTCAGGGCAGCGGTTTCAAGACCCTGGCAGAAGGCCAGCAGGTTGAGTTCACCGTTACCCAGGGCCAGAAAGGTCCTCAGGCGGAAAACGTAACTGCCGTCTAA
- the ald gene encoding alanine dehydrogenase: protein MKIGVPKEIKNHEYRVGMTPAAVHELCGHGHTVYVQADAGAGIGFSDEQYRRAGAEIVDDGPSVFAAAQMIVKVKEPQPDERSLLTPDHLLFTYLHLAPDQVQTDDLVESGATCIAYETVTDRHGRLPLLAPMSEVAGRMSIQAGAHCLEKSLGGRGVLLGGVPGVSPARVAIVGGGVVGQNALAMAVGLGAQVTVLDRNMDVLRELDHLYGNRVSTLFSTAATLQEAVTEADLVIGGVLIPGASAPKLITREMIRAMPEGSVIVDVAIDQGGCTETSKPTTHDAPTYVVDGVVHYCVANMPGAVARTSTLALNNVTLPFIAALADKGPEQAMKDDAHLLAGLNVYRGRVTHKHVAEATGHAYCDPESLI from the coding sequence ATGAAAATCGGCGTTCCAAAAGAAATCAAGAACCATGAGTATCGGGTAGGCATGACGCCGGCGGCCGTCCATGAGCTTTGTGGCCATGGTCACACCGTTTACGTACAGGCAGACGCCGGTGCGGGTATTGGCTTTAGCGATGAACAGTACCGCAGGGCTGGGGCCGAAATTGTTGATGATGGTCCGTCGGTGTTTGCCGCTGCGCAGATGATCGTCAAGGTAAAAGAACCCCAGCCTGATGAGCGGTCTTTGCTTACGCCTGACCATCTTTTGTTCACCTATCTGCACCTGGCGCCAGACCAGGTCCAGACTGATGACCTTGTTGAATCCGGTGCCACCTGTATTGCCTATGAAACGGTCACTGACCGTCACGGCCGGTTGCCTCTGCTGGCTCCCATGTCGGAAGTGGCCGGGCGCATGTCGATCCAGGCTGGCGCTCATTGTCTGGAAAAATCACTGGGAGGTCGCGGGGTTCTGCTTGGGGGTGTCCCCGGCGTGAGTCCCGCCAGAGTGGCAATCGTCGGCGGTGGAGTGGTAGGGCAGAATGCCCTTGCCATGGCAGTGGGCCTGGGGGCGCAGGTCACGGTGCTGGATCGGAACATGGATGTGCTGCGCGAACTGGATCACCTGTATGGCAACCGGGTCAGCACTCTCTTCTCCACTGCCGCGACCCTGCAGGAAGCGGTAACAGAGGCGGATCTGGTTATCGGCGGTGTGCTGATACCGGGAGCGTCCGCACCTAAACTGATCACCCGGGAAATGATCCGTGCGATGCCCGAAGGTAGCGTTATCGTGGATGTGGCCATCGACCAGGGTGGTTGCACCGAAACTTCAAAGCCGACTACTCATGATGCTCCCACTTATGTAGTGGACGGGGTTGTGCATTATTGCGTTGCCAACATGCCCGGTGCAGTGGCCCGGACGTCGACTCTGGCCCTGAACAATGTCACCCTGCCGTTTATCGCGGCGTTGGCGGACAAAGGGCCGGAGCAGGCAATGAAGGATGATGCCCATCTTCTGGCGGGGCTTAACGTCTACCGGGGCAGGGTAACTCACAAGCATGTAGCCGAAGCAACCGGCCATGCCTACTGCGACCCTGAATCACTGATCTGA
- a CDS encoding acyl-CoA dehydrogenase has product MTIILLVVAVVGLLALMRKEAGAKPVIGLLGITGVLSLIFASGLLGLILLVGAAATAVAGLPGFRQSWLTPRVFAMFKKVAPKVSDTEKVALEAGTVGWDGELFTGRPDWHNLLINRNTGLTEKEQAFVDNQCVKAASMCNAWDVGVERADLPPELWEYLKKEGFFGMIIPEEYGGLHFSAKAQSAVLQRLACNETLMVTVGVPNSLGPGELLVKYGTEEQKNHYLPRLADGRDIPCFGLTGPRAGSDATSLPDTGIVCKQKFNGKETVGIKLNFEKRWITLAPIATVVGLAFRMFDPDGLLGETKDYGITCALIPRDTDGMEIGRRHCPIGSPFMNGPIKGKDVFIPLDYIIGGQEMAGQGWRMLVECLSVGRCITLPSGAAGAAAYSVGTSGGFTRIRRQFNTPVADMEGVQEPLARIASSTYIAQCAVNQTANMIDKGEKPAVPSAILKYHLTEMQRSVLTDAMDVHGGKTVTLGPRNYLGIGYSGAAVSITVEGANIMTRSLMIFGQGAIRCHPYVLKELAAKDNDDVKAFDEAFFGHAGLIFGNAARALTLAFGIGKTDVPFDNVARKYAQGVARFSAAFGLCSDAAMTTLGSELKMRELISARLGDILANMYLASMVLKQWHENQPVDGERDLMEYSLSMLLNRAENALDEFLQNLPNRAVAMVLRGITMPLGRRWDKPHDDLSRSLARAISTDSPVRTKLLESVWSTNEEGTVENPVARYNGLLKDYDKAEALYRKVTKAYAKGQLPMTALHPEERFEEALKADIFSKEEADFMRQYEEVVLEMLTVDDFPFEAFAANKDSLISHNVG; this is encoded by the coding sequence ATGACGATTATTCTGCTTGTGGTTGCTGTAGTCGGGCTTCTGGCCCTGATGCGCAAGGAAGCCGGCGCCAAACCTGTGATCGGACTGCTTGGCATTACCGGCGTTCTATCGCTGATCTTCGCCTCCGGTCTGTTGGGCCTGATTCTGCTCGTTGGCGCAGCAGCCACCGCTGTGGCCGGTCTTCCCGGCTTCCGCCAGAGCTGGTTGACTCCGCGGGTTTTCGCCATGTTCAAGAAAGTGGCGCCGAAGGTGTCGGATACCGAAAAAGTGGCCCTGGAAGCCGGCACCGTAGGCTGGGACGGCGAGCTTTTCACCGGTCGTCCGGACTGGCACAACCTGTTGATCAATCGCAACACAGGACTCACTGAAAAGGAGCAGGCGTTCGTCGACAACCAGTGCGTTAAAGCCGCGTCGATGTGTAACGCCTGGGACGTTGGTGTCGAGCGTGCTGACCTGCCTCCCGAGCTTTGGGAATACCTGAAGAAAGAAGGCTTCTTCGGCATGATTATTCCCGAGGAATACGGCGGCCTGCATTTCTCCGCAAAGGCCCAGAGCGCCGTGCTGCAGCGTCTGGCCTGCAATGAGACCCTGATGGTCACCGTCGGCGTGCCGAACTCCCTCGGCCCCGGTGAGCTGCTGGTGAAATACGGCACCGAAGAGCAGAAGAACCACTATCTGCCCCGTCTGGCCGATGGCCGTGATATTCCCTGCTTTGGCCTGACCGGCCCGCGTGCCGGCTCTGACGCCACGTCGCTGCCGGACACAGGTATCGTGTGCAAGCAGAAGTTCAACGGCAAGGAAACCGTCGGCATCAAGCTGAATTTCGAGAAGCGCTGGATCACCCTGGCACCGATTGCCACGGTTGTGGGTCTGGCCTTCCGTATGTTCGACCCTGACGGTCTGCTGGGGGAAACCAAAGACTACGGTATTACCTGTGCATTGATTCCCCGCGACACCGACGGCATGGAAATCGGTCGCCGCCATTGCCCTATCGGCAGCCCGTTTATGAACGGCCCGATCAAGGGCAAAGACGTGTTCATCCCGCTTGACTACATCATCGGCGGCCAGGAAATGGCTGGCCAGGGCTGGCGCATGCTGGTTGAGTGCTTGTCGGTCGGGCGCTGTATCACCCTGCCGTCCGGCGCTGCAGGCGCTGCTGCCTATTCCGTGGGTACCTCGGGTGGCTTTACCCGTATTCGCCGCCAGTTCAATACGCCGGTGGCGGATATGGAAGGTGTCCAGGAGCCTCTGGCCCGCATCGCCTCCAGCACCTATATCGCTCAGTGCGCGGTGAACCAGACCGCCAATATGATCGACAAGGGCGAGAAGCCTGCTGTGCCCTCGGCGATTCTGAAATACCACCTGACCGAAATGCAGCGAAGCGTGCTCACGGACGCGATGGATGTCCACGGCGGCAAAACCGTGACTCTGGGCCCGCGCAACTATCTGGGCATCGGCTATAGCGGTGCGGCCGTTTCCATCACGGTTGAGGGCGCGAATATCATGACCCGCAGCCTGATGATCTTCGGGCAGGGCGCGATCCGCTGCCATCCGTACGTGCTGAAAGAGCTGGCGGCCAAGGACAATGACGACGTCAAGGCATTCGACGAGGCCTTCTTCGGCCATGCCGGCCTGATCTTCGGCAACGCCGCCCGGGCACTGACCCTGGCGTTTGGTATCGGCAAAACAGACGTGCCGTTCGACAATGTTGCCCGCAAATACGCCCAGGGCGTTGCCCGCTTCAGTGCGGCCTTCGGCCTGTGTTCCGATGCGGCGATGACGACACTGGGTTCAGAGCTCAAGATGCGTGAGCTGATTTCCGCCCGCCTTGGCGACATTCTGGCGAATATGTACCTGGCGTCCATGGTATTGAAGCAGTGGCACGAGAACCAGCCGGTGGACGGCGAGCGGGATCTGATGGAATACAGCCTGTCGATGCTGCTTAACCGCGCAGAAAACGCACTGGATGAATTCCTGCAGAACCTGCCGAACCGCGCCGTAGCGATGGTCCTGCGTGGCATTACCATGCCGCTGGGACGTCGCTGGGACAAGCCCCACGACGATCTTTCCAGAAGCCTGGCCCGTGCCATATCCACTGATAGCCCGGTACGCACCAAGCTGCTTGAAAGCGTCTGGAGCACCAACGAGGAAGGCACAGTGGAGAACCCGGTGGCTCGTTACAACGGTCTGCTGAAAGACTACGACAAGGCTGAAGCCCTGTACCGCAAGGTCACCAAGGCTTATGCCAAAGGCCAGCTTCCAATGACAGCGCTGCACCCGGAAGAGCGCTTCGAAGAAGCTCTGAAGGCGGACATCTTCTCCAAGGAAGAGGCCGACTTCATGCGTCAGTATGAAGAAGTCGTTCTTGAAATGCTGACCGTCGACGACTTCCCGTTTGAGGCGTTCGCCGCTAACAAGGACAGCCTGATCAGCCACAACGTAGGCTGA
- the rapA gene encoding RNA polymerase-associated protein RapA: MDTSDFVIGQRWVSHSDTGLGLGIVTELSGRRVTLGFPAADEERTYAIDNAPLSRIMYQIGEEIETFDGERFVVRAVEDLGGVLMYYADDGGEELARVSEVKLSSAVDFSAPHQRLFAGQFDRNGAFRLRMATVRHQDRLRASDAQGLIGARTQHLPHQIYIAHEVATRFAPRVLLADEVGLGKTIEAGLILHYQLQTQRARRVLIVVPDSLVHQWLVEMLRRFNLRFSIIDQGRYEAESAFADLPDEEDEDFADDPSANPFEAEQLALCSLDFLMSNPQAQEDARLAGWDLMVVDEAHHLAWSPEAASPEYQLVEQLSTASQGLLLLTATPEQVGVASHFARLRLLDPARFHDLETFRKEEARYESINNAVTRLREQGTDLDDSDRKSLKGWLGDDFDRLISAPDPVQGIIDALLDRHGTGRVLFRNTRAAIAGFPERRPAAIPLPCPEIYDPSVRYGMTALTPEITVDEELWLAEDPRVGWLEQTLTQLKPAKVVVICAHASTAVALEHYLQLRAGIRSTAFHEHLSLVERDRAAAYFSDDQQGAHALICSEIGSEGRNFQFAHHLVLFDLPANPDLLEQRIGRLDRIGQTEAIDIHVPYLENTAQAVQFRWFDEGLNAFAASCSVGVAVQEKVSEQWEQAIGGGSSEQLSALIDDSQTEADRLRELLRKGRDALIELNSCRPEVAQTLIEAIEAEESGDPVRQYMLDACDILGVDIEDHSEHADILRPGEQYQAGHVTELPEDGLTVTWDRQQALQREDMAFMSWEHPLVSGIMESVTSSGLGKAALATMTVKALPAGTLLLEALYTVHCPAPESLQLSRFLPVSPLRLLVDVNGRDLSATLPHDRLNDMCSNIRRRTAQSIVPQIRPQVETMVDHAERLAAPHLEPLRAQALEGLGQLLKPEIQRLESLKQVNPAIREEEIAFFREQLAAAEAAIGQASLSLEGIRVIVTA, from the coding sequence TTGGATACATCGGATTTTGTCATTGGCCAGCGCTGGGTCAGCCACAGTGATACCGGACTCGGGCTCGGCATCGTAACCGAGCTTTCCGGGCGCAGAGTGACGCTGGGGTTCCCGGCAGCCGATGAGGAGCGCACCTATGCTATTGATAACGCGCCCCTTTCCCGCATCATGTATCAGATCGGCGAGGAGATTGAAACCTTCGACGGCGAGCGTTTCGTGGTTCGAGCGGTGGAGGATCTTGGCGGCGTCCTGATGTACTACGCCGACGACGGTGGCGAGGAACTTGCGCGCGTATCGGAAGTAAAACTCAGCAGCGCCGTTGATTTTTCCGCGCCCCATCAGCGACTTTTCGCCGGTCAGTTTGACCGTAATGGCGCCTTTCGCCTGCGCATGGCCACCGTTCGCCATCAGGACCGGTTGCGGGCGTCAGACGCCCAGGGACTGATCGGTGCCCGCACCCAGCATCTTCCGCATCAGATCTACATTGCCCATGAGGTAGCGACGCGTTTTGCTCCCCGCGTGTTGCTGGCGGATGAAGTGGGACTGGGCAAAACCATCGAGGCGGGCCTGATTCTTCACTACCAGCTGCAAACCCAGCGGGCGCGCCGTGTGCTCATTGTGGTGCCGGATTCACTGGTGCACCAGTGGCTGGTGGAGATGCTGCGGCGCTTTAACCTGCGGTTCTCGATTATCGACCAGGGCCGCTACGAGGCCGAGTCGGCGTTCGCTGATCTGCCCGATGAGGAAGATGAGGACTTTGCCGACGACCCGTCGGCCAATCCGTTTGAGGCTGAACAACTGGCCCTGTGCAGTCTGGATTTCTTGATGAGCAATCCACAGGCCCAGGAAGACGCTCGCCTTGCTGGCTGGGATCTGATGGTGGTAGACGAGGCCCATCACCTGGCCTGGAGCCCGGAAGCGGCAAGCCCGGAATACCAGCTGGTTGAACAACTGTCCACGGCCAGTCAGGGCCTGCTTTTGCTGACGGCAACCCCGGAGCAGGTGGGGGTGGCCAGCCACTTTGCGCGCCTCCGCCTGCTGGACCCGGCGCGTTTCCACGATCTTGAAACCTTCCGCAAGGAAGAGGCCCGTTATGAATCAATCAACAACGCGGTAACACGACTGAGAGAGCAGGGCACGGATCTTGACGACAGTGACCGCAAGTCCCTTAAGGGGTGGCTGGGTGACGATTTTGACCGGTTGATCTCTGCTCCGGACCCGGTTCAGGGCATTATTGATGCACTGCTTGACCGTCACGGTACCGGGCGGGTGCTGTTTCGCAACACGCGGGCCGCCATCGCCGGCTTTCCGGAGCGCAGGCCTGCTGCCATCCCGCTCCCGTGTCCGGAAATCTACGACCCGTCCGTACGCTATGGCATGACGGCGCTAACGCCGGAAATCACCGTTGATGAAGAACTCTGGCTGGCGGAAGACCCCAGGGTCGGCTGGCTGGAGCAAACGTTGACCCAGCTGAAGCCGGCGAAAGTGGTGGTCATTTGTGCCCACGCGTCAACGGCTGTGGCTCTGGAGCACTATCTGCAGTTACGGGCCGGTATTCGCAGCACCGCGTTTCATGAACACCTGAGTCTGGTGGAGCGGGACCGGGCTGCGGCCTATTTTTCCGACGACCAGCAGGGCGCCCATGCGCTGATCTGCTCGGAGATTGGCAGCGAGGGTCGCAACTTCCAGTTTGCTCACCATCTGGTGTTGTTCGATCTGCCAGCAAACCCGGATCTGCTTGAGCAGCGTATCGGGCGCCTGGACCGGATCGGCCAGACCGAGGCCATCGACATCCATGTACCCTATCTGGAAAACACCGCTCAGGCGGTGCAGTTCCGCTGGTTTGACGAGGGCCTGAATGCCTTTGCGGCCAGTTGCTCGGTGGGGGTTGCGGTCCAGGAAAAGGTGTCGGAGCAGTGGGAACAAGCAATTGGTGGTGGCAGTAGCGAACAGCTATCAGCGCTTATTGACGACTCGCAGACCGAGGCCGATCGCTTGCGGGAGCTGCTGCGCAAAGGTCGGGACGCGTTGATCGAGCTCAACTCCTGTCGCCCGGAAGTGGCCCAAACCCTGATTGAAGCGATTGAAGCCGAGGAAAGCGGTGACCCGGTGCGGCAGTACATGCTCGACGCCTGCGACATTCTGGGCGTGGATATTGAAGACCATTCCGAGCACGCCGATATATTACGTCCCGGTGAGCAATACCAGGCCGGGCACGTCACCGAGCTTCCGGAAGACGGCCTGACCGTGACCTGGGATCGCCAGCAGGCGCTTCAACGGGAAGATATGGCGTTTATGAGTTGGGAGCACCCACTGGTGAGTGGCATCATGGAATCGGTCACCAGTTCCGGTCTGGGCAAAGCGGCACTGGCCACTATGACGGTGAAAGCCCTGCCCGCGGGAACCCTGTTGCTGGAGGCCCTCTACACGGTGCATTGCCCGGCGCCTGAATCGCTTCAGCTGTCCCGTTTTCTGCCGGTATCGCCACTGCGACTGTTGGTAGACGTCAATGGCCGCGATCTGTCCGCGACGCTGCCTCACGACCGGTTGAACGACATGTGTTCCAACATCCGCCGCCGGACCGCCCAGTCCATCGTGCCGCAGATCCGGCCCCAGGTGGAAACCATGGTAGATCATGCCGAGCGCCTCGCAGCACCGCATCTTGAGCCCTTGCGGGCCCAAGCGCTTGAAGGGCTGGGCCAGTTACTGAAGCCGGAGATCCAGAGGCTTGAATCCCTGAAGCAGGTCAATCCGGCGATCCGGGAAGAGGAAATTGCGTTCTTCCGGGAGCAACTGGCGGCAGCGGAGGCGGCTATTGGCCAGGCAAGCCTGTCGCTGGAGGGTATTCGGGTGATTGTAACTGCCTGA
- a CDS encoding lysophospholipid acyltransferase family protein, with translation MLSLLKAVWILFWAALLTLILFFPIVIAALLGRSGNAAFHGTQVFAWCILRLAGIRLRVSGREHIDPARRYVILSNHASFFDPPALVLALGLQYRWVIKKEVRKVPLFGLALETSRNLFIDRSRGSDALESIKRGVAQLPEATSILIFPEGTRSWDGRLLPFKKGGFVIARDGQLPILPVTIRGSHDRLPKGTAAFSPGLIEIVIHQPVETAGRETDELSSEVKGTIGSAL, from the coding sequence ATGCTGAGTCTTTTGAAAGCCGTCTGGATACTATTCTGGGCCGCGTTGCTGACACTGATTCTGTTCTTTCCCATCGTCATTGCCGCGCTCCTGGGCCGCAGTGGCAATGCTGCTTTTCACGGTACCCAGGTTTTCGCCTGGTGTATTCTCCGTCTGGCGGGCATTCGGCTTCGTGTCAGCGGGCGGGAACACATTGATCCTGCCCGGCGCTATGTCATCCTCAGTAATCATGCCTCTTTCTTCGACCCGCCGGCTCTGGTGTTGGCGCTGGGTCTTCAGTATCGATGGGTGATCAAGAAGGAGGTGCGAAAGGTACCGTTATTCGGGCTGGCGCTGGAAACCTCACGGAATCTGTTCATTGACCGTTCGCGCGGCAGCGATGCGCTGGAAAGCATCAAACGGGGTGTGGCCCAGCTGCCGGAGGCAACCAGTATCCTGATATTTCCGGAGGGAACCCGTTCGTGGGATGGCCGGCTGCTGCCTTTCAAGAAAGGTGGCTTTGTGATTGCCCGGGATGGACAACTGCCGATTCTGCCCGTCACGATTCGCGGGTCCCACGACCGGCTGCCCAAGGGAACAGCGGCGTTCTCACCGGGGCTGATCGAGATTGTAATCCACCAACCGGTGGAAACAGCCGGCCGCGAAACGGATGAACTCAGTTCAGAGGTGAAGGGCACGATTGGCAGTGCCCTTTAA
- a CDS encoding PAS domain-containing protein — MDNSEDVLQSPLFQTVASLAFESIMVTKATSDHKNSVIIFVNQAFSNLTGYSAEEVIGKTPGLLQGPETESGVKERLAEDLKNNRTFHGNTINYRKDGSAFTIEWKISPLMNGDQVTHYVAVQRAID, encoded by the coding sequence ATGGACAATTCTGAAGACGTACTGCAGTCGCCACTTTTTCAAACCGTAGCCAGCCTGGCTTTTGAATCGATTATGGTGACAAAAGCGACATCCGATCATAAGAACTCTGTGATCATTTTTGTGAACCAGGCATTTTCCAACCTTACCGGCTACTCTGCAGAAGAGGTTATCGGAAAGACGCCGGGACTGCTCCAGGGGCCGGAAACAGAGAGCGGAGTGAAGGAGCGTTTGGCTGAAGATCTGAAGAACAACCGGACCTTTCACGGCAACACCATCAATTACCGTAAAGATGGCTCCGCTTTTACCATTGAGTGGAAGATTTCACCGTTAATGAACGGGGACCAGGTCACTCACTATGTGGCAGTCCAGAGAGCGATTGATTAG
- a CDS encoding dienelactone hydrolase family protein — MKTIRYGLAATAAVALTLASAQVSAAMQTETVEYQVNGKTFTGYMAYDDDIDGKRPGVLVVHEWWGHNEFAREQAEKLALEGYTAFALDMYGSGKLAKHPEDAKSFMQEATKDMDQVKARFMAAKNLLQQHVSVDPSRIAAQGYCFGGAVVLNMARLGVDLDAVVSYHGALGSPISAEAGKVEPRIHVYTGGADKMVPSEQVAGLVKEMQDAEVDLTLVSFPGVLHSFTNPGADQIAEEFGMPVAYDQNAASRSWEGTLELYSEVFGN; from the coding sequence ATGAAAACAATCAGATATGGGCTGGCCGCAACAGCAGCGGTTGCCCTCACGCTTGCAAGCGCACAGGTATCGGCAGCAATGCAGACAGAGACTGTGGAGTACCAGGTTAATGGCAAGACCTTCACCGGCTACATGGCCTACGACGACGATATCGACGGAAAACGCCCCGGCGTTCTGGTTGTTCACGAATGGTGGGGTCATAACGAATTTGCACGGGAACAGGCGGAAAAACTGGCCTTGGAGGGTTATACCGCCTTCGCTCTTGACATGTATGGCTCCGGAAAGCTGGCGAAGCATCCCGAGGACGCCAAAAGCTTTATGCAGGAAGCCACCAAGGACATGGACCAGGTCAAGGCACGCTTCATGGCCGCCAAAAACCTGCTGCAGCAACACGTCAGCGTTGACCCCAGCCGGATTGCTGCCCAGGGCTACTGCTTTGGCGGTGCCGTAGTTCTGAACATGGCGCGCCTGGGTGTCGATCTGGATGCCGTCGTGAGCTACCACGGCGCACTGGGCAGCCCCATCAGCGCCGAAGCGGGCAAGGTAGAGCCTCGCATCCACGTATACACCGGCGGGGCAGACAAGATGGTGCCTTCCGAACAGGTCGCCGGGCTGGTCAAAGAAATGCAGGACGCCGAAGTGGACCTCACTCTGGTGAGCTTCCCGGGGGTGCTTCATTCCTTTACCAATCCTGGAGCTGACCAGATTGCCGAGGAGTTCGGCATGCCCGTCGCCTATGATCAGAATGCAGCGTCCCGTTCCTGGGAAGGAACCCTGGAACTGTATAGCGAGGTGTTCGGCAACTGA
- the crcB gene encoding fluoride efflux transporter CrcB, with the protein MWLSVIAVSAGAVIGANLRWFLGLWLNTSYHAVPYGTLVANLSGGWLIGLLIGYFAQGTSLAPEWRLFAITGLCGALTTFSTFSLEMLTALQEGKWGMALAGIAAHVVGSLLMTAIGIYTFGLLRG; encoded by the coding sequence ATGTGGTTATCAGTCATTGCAGTCAGCGCTGGAGCGGTCATCGGTGCCAACCTCAGATGGTTCCTGGGCCTGTGGCTCAATACCAGCTATCACGCCGTTCCCTACGGCACCCTGGTTGCCAATCTGTCTGGCGGTTGGCTGATTGGCCTGCTGATTGGTTATTTCGCCCAGGGCACCTCGCTGGCGCCGGAATGGCGACTGTTTGCTATTACCGGCCTGTGTGGCGCACTGACAACCTTCTCTACTTTTTCCCTGGAAATGCTCACTGCGCTGCAGGAAGGCAAATGGGGCATGGCCCTGGCGGGAATTGCCGCTCACGTTGTCGGATCGCTGCTGATGACGGCCATTGGCATCTACACCTTTGGCCTGCTGCGGGGATGA
- a CDS encoding glutathione S-transferase family protein codes for MKLLGSTTSPYVRRTRLLLGDIDYEFVNLDIYGENRDVLRRNNPALKIPMLIDGNQEIYDSRVIARYLSEVQKLPALSWDQENQLTLIDAANDSAVILLLSERSGIDTKSGALFYELQRERIMTAMRTLSAMVEEGQFEHWHYPSICLFSLIDWVYFRDLVDFSGVESLISWRDRMQNQPHVKATDPRQS; via the coding sequence ATGAAACTTCTTGGCTCGACTACCTCACCCTACGTGCGTCGTACCCGTCTGCTATTGGGAGATATCGACTACGAGTTCGTGAATCTTGATATCTACGGTGAAAACCGCGACGTTCTGCGGCGCAACAATCCTGCGCTGAAGATCCCCATGCTGATTGACGGCAATCAGGAAATCTATGATTCGAGGGTCATTGCACGCTATCTCAGTGAGGTTCAGAAACTGCCGGCATTGTCCTGGGATCAGGAGAATCAGCTGACACTGATTGATGCGGCCAATGATTCCGCCGTGATCCTGTTGCTCTCGGAGCGCTCGGGCATTGACACCAAAAGTGGTGCCCTGTTCTACGAGTTGCAGCGGGAACGCATCATGACGGCAATGAGAACGTTGTCGGCCATGGTGGAAGAAGGGCAGTTCGAGCATTGGCACTACCCGTCTATCTGCCTTTTTAGCCTGATTGACTGGGTCTATTTCCGGGATCTGGTGGATTTTTCCGGTGTTGAAAGCCTGATTTCATGGCGTGACCGGATGCAGAATCAACCCCATGTGAAGGCAACGGATCCCAGGCAGAGCTGA
- a CDS encoding Yip1 family protein, protein MLLNHAFGLFTHPDSEWAAIRKEKAPPRRLYVAYVLVLAAIGPICAYISTSQFGWTVGNERLIKFTEISAMQLSVLTYLAILVGVFALGYAINWMARTYGAHEEQVPSRGIALASYSCTPLFMAGFALLYPNPWFNVIVFLIAACYGAWLMFDGLPIVMGIPKDQALMYSGALLTVALVILVSTRVGSVILWNYGFGPVYVNG, encoded by the coding sequence ATGCTCCTGAATCACGCTTTTGGACTCTTTACCCACCCGGATAGCGAATGGGCAGCAATTCGCAAGGAAAAAGCGCCTCCGCGCCGGCTTTATGTCGCCTACGTGCTGGTTCTGGCGGCAATCGGTCCGATTTGCGCCTACATTTCGACGTCCCAGTTTGGCTGGACGGTCGGTAACGAACGACTGATCAAGTTCACTGAAATCAGTGCCATGCAGTTAAGTGTTCTGACCTATCTCGCCATACTGGTCGGTGTATTTGCCCTCGGGTACGCGATAAACTGGATGGCCAGAACCTATGGTGCCCATGAGGAACAGGTACCTTCCAGGGGGATTGCGCTGGCATCTTACTCCTGCACGCCTCTGTTCATGGCGGGTTTTGCCCTGTTGTATCCGAATCCCTGGTTCAACGTCATCGTTTTCCTGATCGCTGCCTGTTATGGCGCCTGGCTCATGTTCGACGGCCTGCCGATTGTTATGGGCATTCCCAAGGATCAGGCCCTGATGTACTCCGGCGCGCTGCTGACGGTAGCCCTGGTGATTCTGGTATCAACTCGGGTTGGTTCGGTCATCCTGTGGAATTATGGCTTCGGGCCGGTCTACGTAAACGGCTAG